TCAGAATACTGTGACTCAGCGATACTCGATATATATCGCAAGTCAATTCTCTATGACATTTTACATAATCTGTGCTACAGaacagaataaaatactcctaaataatactactaattaatggtaaataaaatgaataaattaatacaaatattaatattttgccaCAAATCAGTGTATTGCAATATCAATCTTTTGTCCCACACTTACTCAGTCAGTACATACACTGAAATCGTTCAAACGTAAATCGTTAAAATGTCCACCTATCAGAAGTGATTGAAGGATACTTTGTACCAACCACCAGTCTGACAACCCTGTCCGAAGGATCTGTGAACCGAGACATCTGATTTGAGATGTCTTTAAAAGAGCCATGATCAGTGAAGGAGAAGAGGAAGAGTATGGCATCAACCTGTTCCTTGCAAGACTGTAGAAAAATTGTTGAAGAGCATTGTGGGCCTTAAAATATGCAAAACATGTCAAAGAGCAAGTATGTAAATCAGACTGTACTATTAAAGCTAGAAATAGAGAAACATGACAGCACTAATACAGAAAGAAGATAGAAAAGCGTTTTTTTGTCATGGTTTTTGATGGATGGAATTATATAAAACTTTGTACAACAcacactattatttttattattttgtacttGTGGTGTGTTTTCTCATAGGGATGTATGAAGaatgtttttataattgtataCTAAAACAATACAGAAACCCtatttgttaaataattataattatatacaaAGTTATTCCATTTTAAAGGGTTACCAGATTCTTTGGCTGTTTAGAGGTAatagaaaaactttaaaaacagttCTGTAAAGCCATTTCCAGTACTATATAGAAAATTTTTTACTGGATTAGATTTTACGCAAAATAGGCTTTTACCGTTAGCATATGGTCGAATCTACGCATCGCATTTTCACCACAATCCCAGAGCTGAAATTGAAAAAACAACACACGGCTGCTCTCTTTCAGCTTCACAGGCCAAAACACTATGGATGTCTCCATGCCTGTGGAGATCAGAGCAGAATTACTGTTACTGGAACCAAAGAAACTGCTGAAAATGTTGACTAAAAAGTGTCTTAATCTATAGTAATTTATTCAAGATATTTAGGGTCCGGCACTACAGCAGTAAATTCACTATAAACATGAACCTAGACTACctgcaaataattatttaaaggtGTAGTGTCCAGTAGAATCATATTTACCTGTGGTTTCATAGTGCATGTTTGGAATTTGATGTCCAGCGAGTCGAGCAGCCAGTGCAGTCTTCCCCACACCACTCTTTCCTGAGATGAACACTTTGTAACGAACAGTGTCTGCTTTTAAATGAGGGGGCATCACTGGAGCCTCTAAGAGACCTAATATAAAATGTGACAATATGTTTTAGCCCTTCAAGATATTCACATTGAAAGATAACTAAACTTATCAGCCTTTGAGGGTCCTACATAAAGTTCTTCTGGTGGGGCCCTGTCGACCCCaatcatatttttaataatttaaaaattagtacattatttgtctttttctatTTGGAAAGTCATCAACAATATATTCATAAGATTTTtgtacctaaaaaaaacaaaaactgcacaGTCACATGCACACCCACTGTGGATTAGAGGGATTAAAGACCTGGTTGGCTCAGTGGTTAAAGAGCGCAGAGTTATTAAACAACACAAGACTGAGGGTTTAATGTCCAGGTTctgcaagctgccactgttggagCCTAGGGCTGGGCAACACAtcataaatatcaatatatttgtatctattcaatataatatatttaaatggcaatattacaatattgatCCTGTAATATAATCCCATctatttgtaatttaataaaaaaatacagtccaTCTTATTTCATCATCTCAAACAACATGATCCAGTCagtgaaatatacagctctgggaaaaaattaagagaccacttcagtttctgaatcagtttctcggattttgctatttataggtttatgtgtgagtaaaatgaacattgttgttttattctataaactacggacaacattctcccaaattccaaataaaaatattgtaatttagttcatattcataaagttttaagatttcagagatcaatatttggtggaataaccctgttcttttaataacagtttttatgcatcatggcatgttctccttcacctgtcttacacactgcttttggataactttatgccaatccaggtgcaaaaattcaagcagttcagcttggtttgatggcttgtgatcatccatcttcctcctgattatattccagaggtttttcaatttggtaaaatcaaagaaactcgtcattattaagtggtctcttatttttttccagagctgtatatacgcatattatattgtattatataatgCCATCTCTATTCCTAAGAGTATATGAGTTTTTCTTTGTCATATTAACCAGCACTAGGCACAGTGCATTAATTTATTACTTAAATTTCTAATGGCAACTACAATCACTGAGAAACTGAACACTTTCTCATAAAAGTAAAAGATACCAGAaacttaatttaatatttaatcttaatatttattcttattgttatgaataaataaatattacaacattataaataaaccaataataataaaagtataataataatagtgcaaaaatatactttttttcaggGTGTGATCTTAGGGCTGttccaaaaacaacaacaataaataactaataaactaataaattataaaataatagtcAGACTCTTATTTGTGAATCTGTGGTGAGTCTagagctgatctcagatcagcgcCTCGCGTCTACTCGCAGCCTGGTCTCCATAGTAACAGATCATACCGAACACCCGCCGTTTCTTCTTGTGGAGAATCTTAGTGAAGAAGTCTCTGCTGTCCGGGTTCCGGTACCAGTCCGCTACAATCACCGAACCGGGAGGAACCGCCTCCATTACTGAGCTCTGAATACACAAGCGCAGCTTGAGTCACAGCACAACACTCACTAACTACATATTACACCATTCACTCACACAGGATCCGCAGCCCTCTAAACAACCACCAGCCAGCCGAGACACCAGCCCCCGCCTCCTACTGTAAcacacttcaaaataaaagtctcagaCTTTGACTGAACTGGATCCTCACCTGGAGACGCTTtattggctgcgtccagaaacttttacTACCCCTCCTTATTTCCTCCTCCTCATTTCCTACTTTTCTCTCCTTccttcctactcctcctttcatACTCCTTCTGTCCTCATTCTCCTTTCCTCCTCCTCTACttctctcctcctttcctacttctCCTTTCTTACTTTTCTGTTCCTACTCCttttcctcctttcctcctcctccttctttcctacttctcttctcctccttttctacaccttctctcctcctttcctactcctcctcatCATTTTCTACTTTTTCGTTCCTACTCCTTCTCCTCATCCTTTTCTACTCCTCATCTCCTTCtcttttcctactcctcctctccttcaacttgttcctcatctcctccaccatctttcttcctcctcctcggaAGAAGGTTGAGGAATGGAGAGAGGAAGCATAAACTGAGCTAACCACAACGCTCATTTTCAGCTCTCCTaacactgcccagccaatcacagctgctgcaaactGTCAGCAAATAAACGGTCATCCTGTTAAATGTTGATGTTTAAACTAttgtttactgcagaaaaaaaactacatttctaAAATTATATGAAACATTTACCAATCAAATAAAAGTGGATACTGTGTGTTATATattgttttgcattttatttatctcttttttatttgtttataataagtgattaaaaatgttctaaatgtaGACGTTATATACAACTGCCAGAAAAAGAGTAGACTTCAGTTATGTCAAATGTAGTACATTTACGTTTTCATCTGATCTCCTACAGCTCTGTTTTACAATCCAACATCAGTAGTGAAGCCTCTAGGACAATATACTGTTCCTTGGGATTTAATTAATtagaaattacatttaaacacatGGATACTTAGATATAGTATAAAAAACCTGCATGGGTCTCACAAgcttttacaaataaaaacagaagaaCAGCAGACAAATGTTCTTCACATTGAACAGTTCAAAAGGATAAACTAAAAggtttttttaagattctgattGGCTATCGTTTAAGTGATTGAAAAGTtacctgtttaaaaaaagtaacaaGTCGGTTTTGAAATGTAGCAAGTAAAATGTAGATGTTGTACAAATGTAGAGAACAGTAAAAAGTAgagtaaaaagtataaaaagagtAAATAAGACATtcttcagtaaagtacagatacttaatttactttaatactttGTAACTTCCTACCCCATTAGTTATATTGCAGCACCCAGAGTCTCaaatatacataataaacaaCTGTGTTAATTCATTAGCAACAGACATCAAAATCGAATAATCAGGAGAAAACTGCTGTATTTGTACAGTTATCTTTATTGAGAGGCCACAGCTCTTGCATATAACAACTGTTGGCTTTGATAAGGCAACGCAAGAATGAATCCACCAGCTAActgacacagaaaaaaaacaaaaagcttttGGAGAAGGTGGAACCCACAGGCATGCAGCGATGGCTCAGAATGCAATATACAGCTTCATATATACAAAACAATAGTGAGACCCCCCAAAAATGGCACGTATCTCTGGCTAcgtaaataacaaaagaaaaaaagtgtctaatacaacataaaaaaagcaagaagaaaagcaagaaatctttttttattctctttgtaAAAGTTGaactaaagaaaaatatattattttgtggTCATTTCTGACATCTAAACAAAAGACGTCTCCAATAAGATATCAAAATGGAGCTAATATTGCCTTTCTAGAATACCAATTCATTTTAGTTTTAAGATGAATGTGAGACAATGCCTTGTTGGTGAGTTGCAACATAAGAGCCTCAGAAGAGTCACAGAGCCTTAGCACAAATAAAGaacataaaaatcaaataaaaactaaAGTTGGTACATTTTTTATGAGAGTGTGCAGACACAGAGGACATTTACAGTTAACAGCTTTTAACTTAAATACAGAAGTTCATTTTCAGTTTTGAAGCAGTTGGCATCCACTTTATAAACAGACAAGACAAAGAAAAGGATCCATACACTCATCTTCACGACAATGTACCATTAATGTATGTAAGATTACGTCAAAGAAGCGCCATATATGTTATCGCATTGGACAGGGACACACCTAATAATCTCACTCGACATTGTCAAACAAATGGTACTCCATATTGCTTAGGAACACATAGAAATAAATTCCCAAATAAATCAGTCCAAAAATCtgttagtgttttttcattctttattATATCATCACACATCTAAAATTTTCAATCATGTTCTCGTATCTCTTTTAAAGTTTCTTTTACTCAATATAATTACTAGATTTTCTCGACTTTAGCTCTGTTTGTGGGCATTTCGAGCTGATGGGGGAGGTCCTAGAGTGGCTAACTGGAGTATTCAGAGTTGGTACATGCATCTTCTGTTACCAGGCTAAGTTGGGGTAGGTAAGGGGGGGTGGTGTGGAGGGGGCAGGTTCCAGGTGGCTGGGGCGGGGCACCGGGATGGGTTGGTGCTTTAATCGTCCTCCTCATCTTCTTCGTCGCTGTCCTTCATGGAAATGCCCTGCATGCCTCCCTCTCGGACAGAGGCGGTGGCCTCCTCCAGGGTGAGCCGGTTCCGTACCGTGTCGTACATCTTGCTGTTCAGTGTGGAGTCAAGAACGCCTTGCAGCCTAAAGTCTCGATACTTCTTCTACAAAGTACAAAAAAACCTCATATTGAACTGAGCTCACTTTTTCACATCCTAACCCAGACAACTGCACGCACCTGCATAGTGTGGGgtggtaatgataataataattttgctatttatttttcaAATGTATTTCGTGATATTTAAGTG
This DNA window, taken from Astyanax mexicanus isolate ESR-SI-001 chromosome 5, AstMex3_surface, whole genome shotgun sequence, encodes the following:
- the cplane2 gene encoding ciliogenesis and planar polarity effector 2 isoform X1, which produces MKGGVGRKERKVGNEEEEIRRGSKSFWTQPIKRLQSSVMEAVPPGSVIVADWYRNPDSRDFFTKILHKKKRRVFGLLEAPVMPPHLKADTVRYKVFISGKSGVGKTALAARLAGHQIPNMHYETTGMETSIVFWPVKLKESSRVLFFQFQLWDCGENAMRRFDHMLTSCKEQVDAILFLFSFTDHGSFKDISNQMSRFTDPSDRVVRLVVGTKFDLFMHTDVTESEIKRFQEVSRVPVFRVGGDVSEGFGEIAPLLNALAENLWHQDCIHASSASLPPQPHPEDTNREVIV
- the cplane2 gene encoding ciliogenesis and planar polarity effector 2 isoform X2, with the protein product MEAVPPGSVIVADWYRNPDSRDFFTKILHKKKRRVFGLLEAPVMPPHLKADTVRYKVFISGKSGVGKTALAARLAGHQIPNMHYETTGMETSIVFWPVKLKESSRVLFFQFQLWDCGENAMRRFDHMLTSCKEQVDAILFLFSFTDHGSFKDISNQMSRFTDPSDRVVRLVVGTKFDLFMHTDVTESEIKRFQEVSRVPVFRVGGDVSEGFGEIAPLLNALAENLWHQDCIHASSASLPPQPHPEDTNREVIV